One stretch of Juglans microcarpa x Juglans regia isolate MS1-56 chromosome 3D, Jm3101_v1.0, whole genome shotgun sequence DNA includes these proteins:
- the LOC121255881 gene encoding caffeic acid 3-O-methyltransferase-like, whose protein sequence is MGSTGETQMTPTQVSDEEANLFAMQLASASVLPMVLKSAIELDLLEIMAKAGPGAYLSPSEIASQLPTTNPDAPVMLDRILRLLASYSVLTYSLRTLPGGRVERLYGLGPVSKFLTKNEDGVSIAPLCLMNQDKVLMESWYYLKDAVLEGGIPFNRAHGVTSFEYHGKDLRFNKVFNKGMSDHSTITMKKILETYKGFEGLTSVVDVGGGTGAVLSMIVSKYPSIKGINFDLPHVIEDAPSSPGVDHVGGDMFVSVPKGDAIFMKWICHDWSDEHCLKFLKNCYKALPDNGKVIVAECILPVAPDTSLAAKGVIHIDVIMLAHNPGGKERTEKEFEALAKGAGFQGFRVMGCAFNTYIMEFIKKL, encoded by the exons ATGGGCTCAACAGGCGAAACCCAGATGACCCCAACCCAAGTCTCCGACGAAGAAGCAAACCTTTTTGCCATGCAACTCGCCAGCGCCTCTGTTCTTCCCATGGTACTCAAATCAGCCATAGAGCTCGACCTCTTGGAGATAATGGCTAAGGCTGGGCCTGGCGCATATCTTTCGCCTTCAGAGATCGCTTCCCAGCTCCCAACCACGAACCCAGATGCCCCTGTTATGCTGGACCGTATCCTCCGCCTCCTGGCTAGCTACTCTGTTCTCACTTACTCCCTGCGCACACTCCCTGGTGGCAGGGTTGAGAGGCTGTACGGTCTGGGCCCTGTTTCCAAGTTCTTGACTAAGAATGAGGATGGTGTATCTATTGCTCCTCTCTGTCTCATGAATCAGGATAAGGTCCTCATGGAGAGCTG GTACTACCTGAAAGATGCAGTTCTAGAAGGTGGCATTCCATTCAACAGGGCCCATGGAGTGACCTCTTTTGAATATCATGGGAAAGATCTTAGATTTAACAAGGTTTTCAACAAGGGAATGTCTGATCACTCTACCATTACCATGAAGAAAATCCTAGAGACCTATAAAGGCTTCGAAGGCCTAACATCGGTGGTGGATGTTGGTGGCGGGACAGGGGCTGTCCTTAGTATGATCGTATCTAAATACCCTTCTATAAAGGGCATCAATTTCGATTTGCCGCATGTCATCGAGGATGCACCATCTTCTCCTG GTGTGGACCACGTAGGAGGAGACATGTTTGTTAGTGTTCCAAAAGGAGACGCCATTTTCATGAAG TGGATATGTCATGATTGGAGTGATGAGCACTGCTTGAAATTTCTGAAGAACTGCTATAAAGCTCTTCCAGACAATGGGAAGGTGATTGTTGCTGAATGTATTCTTCCAGTAGCACCAGACACTAGCCTCGCGGCCAAGGGAGTCATCCATATAGATGTTATCATGTTGGCTCATAATCCTGGTGGGAAGGAGAGGACAGAGAAGGAGTTTGAGGCCTTGGCTAAAGGGGCTGGATTTCAAGGGTTCCGAGTAATGGGCTGTGCTTTCAATACATATATTATGGAATTCATTAAAAAGCTTTGA
- the LOC121255775 gene encoding protein DOWNY MILDEW RESISTANCE 6, which yields MDTKVLSTGVRYTSLPQSYIRPESERPRLSEISACEDVPIIDLSIADRSKIVKQIGDACKYFGFFQVIKHGVSPEAVQKMLEVATEFFSLPVEEKLKLYSDDPSKTVRLSTSFNVKKEKVHNWRDYLRLHCYPLDKYVPEWPSNPSTFKEIVSNYCMEVRELGYRIQELIAESLGVEKDSIKNILGEQGQHMAVNYYPPCPEPELTYGLPGHTDPNALTILLQDLHVAGLQVFKDGKWLAVNPHPNAFVINLGDQLQALSNGIYKSVWHRAIVNAEKPRLSVASFLCPCDDALISAPTALTEDGSAAVYRGFTYAEYYKKFWSRDLEKEHCLELFKNQ from the exons atggatACCAAGGTTTTATCCACCGGAGTTCGCTACACGAGCTTGCCGCAAAGCTACATCAGACCAGAATCCGAGCGGCCTCGTCTGTCTGAAATCTCTGCTTGTGAAGATGTTCCCATCATCGACTTGAGTATTGCAGATAGAAGCAAAATTGTCAAGCAAATTGGAGATGCCTGCAAATATTTTGGCTTTTTCCAG GTAATCAAACACGGCGTGTCACCGGAGGCGGTGCAGAAAATGTTAGAGGTGGCTACCGAGTTCTTTAGCCTGCCGGTGGAAGAGAAGTTGAAGCTCTATTCGGATGATCCTTCAAAAACAGTGAGACTTTCAACAAGTTTTAacgtgaaaaaagaaaaggttcaCAATTGGAGAGATTATCTTAGACTTCATTGTTATCCTTTAGACAAGTATGTACCTGAGTGGCCCTCCAATCCTTCTACCTTCAA GGAAATTGTGAGCAATTATTGCATGGAAGTAAGGGAACTCGGGTACAGAATACAAGAACTCATAGCAGAAAGCTTAGGCGTGGAAAAGGATTCTATAAAGAATATATTGGGAGAGCAAGGACAGCATATGGCTGTGAACTATTATCCACCTTGTCCAGAGCCAGAACTCACCTATGGATTGCCAGGACATACTGATCCCAATGCCCTCACAATCCTACTTCAAGACCTCCACGTAGCGGGCCTTCAAGTTTTCAAAGATGGCAAGTGGCTTGCTGTTAATCCTCACCCAAATGCTTTTGTCATTAATCTCGGCGATCAATTGCAG GCATTAAGTAATGGGATTTATAAGAGTGTTTGGCACAGAGCAATAGTGAATGCTGAGAAGCCAAGGCTATCGGTAGCTTCGTTCCTCTGCCCATGTGACGACGCTTTAATCAGCGCCCCAACAGCACTCACAGAAGATGGATCAGCAGCAGTGTACAGGGGTTTCACATATGCAGAGTATTACAAGAAGTTTTGGAGTCGGGACTTGGAAAAAGAACACTGTCTCGAACTTTTCAAGAATCAGTAG